Part of the Lates calcarifer isolate ASB-BC8 linkage group LG6, TLL_Latcal_v3, whole genome shotgun sequence genome, TTCAAGGGCTTACATGAAGTCTGAGGTGACACAGCCTTAGGCTTGATGGGTGCCTGCCTAGAGTATTTGGTGACTTTGGGTTTTGGTTTCCTGCTTGACTCTCTCAGCCAGCTGACCTCTGTCATGACGTAGTCTATATCTGTGTCACTGAACAAATGCTTTTTCACATACCGCTTGTCCTATCACACATAAGGTagcaggagacagaaaaagagaaagagggaagaaaaagaaagagatgctTTATTGGTCAACACGTGTgcagttatttttatgttgcatcTTGCCTGTACAGTAGCTTTTTttgaaaatggaaacattttggaATATTTGTGTGCTTTCCTTCTTATTTCACACAAGAGCAGAATTATAGTACAGATGCAGCAAGCATACAGACAAATATACACATAGCTGCAGCTTATAGTACTTATAATATAACACTACTGAACAATGAAAGTATACTTTTGTCACAGGTTGTCCTTTCTTGGTTGTGCTGTGGAGTACTGAGGAGTCATGGATGCCACTGTCAAACAATATAGGGAATTTGAAATTAGACAGATTTTAACACAAAATCTTGGCTGCATTTCTTGAAAAATAAGCCTACATGCTATTGTCATCTGTCAGACCTACCTGCTTGACATGGCAGAAGTGTCAGTGAGTGTTTTGTCCTTTCCCTAAAGAGCAATAAATCAGACTTTAAACACCACAGTGGCATATCAGGTACTCCTGTATAAAACATGCAAAGATATAAGATAACTAACATTAGCAATATTTACCTTAATACTCAATGGTGGATCAATGCTGAATGCAAAAATATCCTTTctgttcaacagaaaaaaaggtatTGTATACATTATAAAATGCACTGAAAGCCactgaaatattcaaatttgCCTCAGATGTTTAGATTTAACTGTATTACTTCTTCCCCGAAGagttgtttgctgttttgttgtagGATTTCTTTTGGCTTACAGCTCCAGATACATCTCTCTATAGCAGATAAAGATCATCTTTAGTAAATCAAGAAGAGAGTGACTCCAGTTACTCCTAACCATATGATCACTTACTTTAGCACTTGATAACCAGCTCGTATTGAAGATCTGCCtattacaaaaacaaatcacttaGTGGCACGGCTATGCTAGCAATGGCATTTCttcatttacatacattatGCCCTACAACATTGAACACTGATGTGCATACCTGTTAACAAGAGGAGGTATCCAGCTGGAACTGATCttttctgctgtattttttgCTGTGTATTGGGATTTACTCTCATAATGGCTAGAGATGAGCTTCACCATGCTTCCTGCaacctctgcatctctctgaGTAGTACCAATAGAAGGTGTAAGAATCATGGTATACAACATCAGGAACCTCAGAATGGACACTAAGTTGCTTAAAGTTTACATATTTCATACCTTCTGTTTGTTTGAAAGGGCCTTGTTAGTTCCAGCCTTAACATTAGGTGGTATTCTCTCTTGCAGAGCTCTGGTTGTGGGGGCCTTGACTGGAGCCTTGTTTTGCGCAGCATTTGCTTCAAGCGACATCTGGCCTTTGCTCTTCCCTTTGGTTGGGCCATTTCTCTGGTCCTGCTGCACTTTGGGAGTGCACAGAGTGGAAGCATACTGGTCTGCAGAGCCTTGGCCTTTAGAGTCGCCTGTGatatcagagctttttctccGGTGTGCAGCTGTCTTGTGAGGTTGCCGATCTTGGTTATCCTCACTGAGGACCTGCTGCAGACGCTGGGTGAGTTCAGTATGGAGCTGCTTTTGGCTGATTGGGCCTGTGCCAGGAACTGATGACGGGTGCTCCTGCTGTTGTACCGAACTTGAATGAAGctctaaagagaaaaaaaaattgaagaaaagaaaacatcaaaaaatgtgataacaTCAATTTTTTCCCCtaggttttgtgtgtttctagCTATTAATGTGCAAAACATTTAGTGTCTTTGTGAAGCTATTTGATGACTTCTTTGCTTACCAGGTCTGTGCaaagtatttattttctgtgtgggCATCATTAACATTTCAGAAACTGACAGTTTGTTCCAAGATCTGCAATTTGaagacataaacaaaacacGAATACATGCAACATGCAATCAGAGCACTGATGGTAGTACACCTGCAAAGAGTATGTTTGCTTCTCACAGTGCTTACATGTTTCTCACAGGTTGGGTGTCAGGCACAAAACTGTCTGTAAGTAAAAAGATCAAGGGTGGGTTCAAGAGTCTCTGAAAAATAATGGTGAAGCATTTCTGCGATAAgctaaaatcaaaacaataccCAGAGATTGTTCGTCTCCATATCCAGCTTGAACGATATCTCCTGCTTTTGCCAAAGGTACGTTCTGTGAGACAAGCAGAGACAACAAATGTTAAGTGAACAATATGGTTTATGTAAACAGAATTTTCCTTACGCTCAAACAACATATCAAGGACCGTAAGGTAAAATTATATAGGTTAGCAGCCTCAAACATTATCTGGGCTTAGTGTTATTACCTTGATAGTtagtatatgtatatttaaaaacataataatttgGTGATATTacctttttgtgtttgtcaacCTTGTTCTTACTGGCCTGTTTGGAAGCCCAGCTCTGTAGAGACATATGTTTCTGAGACAGAGAGTACTGAGGTAAGGTTTCATTCCAGAAGCaaaattaatttcatattttgcataccatgagatcacattttttggcTTGCTGTAGACAGACTATTCAGAGCTGTAGACTACTCTGAATATTTATACAATGCGTAGTGTGTTAAATTCAGCATATTCTGTTATGTGTCATACCTGCTCTATCATGCCACctgctgttgtgctgctggGTGTTGTGTCATGACTGCAAGTCTTAGCAGTCGTCCTCAGCTCTCCTAAGTATGATTCACCTTGCCTATCACACGAACGAACCATCTTCAACAACGGTTTCCCTTTACCCTTGGCTAGAGTGTCTAAAAGGGATGGAAGAGCAGTGATATAAGTGAGAGTTAGATCTACATGCCTTGCTTTAACTTATTTCTGCATACAATAAGACACTGAGAAAGATAGAATAGAAAAGTAATAAGAAGCTTCCCGTCAAGCAAGACAAACTGCCTAGAATGCTTTGGCCGATAAtactgtgaatgtgaatatgGATACGATGAGAATCTTGATGATACCGTGACGACaattaaataatatttgatCTGGCTTGACAGCAATTCTTTCTAGTTTCTAGTTTCCACATACTTGATGCCttaacagcagagagggagctgGCAGCATGTACACTTCCTCCTGCACTATTGCAGATGAAGTTGGTAGACTCTGAAATCCTCATCTTGGCTGGGGTCACCGTCTGGATGGAAAATCAGAGTGACTATGTCTGTGAATCTTTTGTGGGGCCTCCTTAAATGGTCAATTTAAATGTGATGTTCAAATGATCCCATATAGATAATTTACATATTAATTTCACATGAAGTTAATGTCACAGGATCACCAACAGAATTAAAATATAGAAATTCTGCAGTCAGTAAGGAGTGTCTTTTCTCGGGGTGGCTGTGGTTGTCAGCTGATCAGAGAGTGAATAGTtcaatccctggctcctccCGTCCGTGCGCCAAAGTAttcttgggcaagatactgaaccctgaGTTGTCCCTTAGGTATCACAGGTGTGTGAATGGTGTGAATGTTAAGAGCACTTAATGTATAATACAagtactgtatgaatgtgtctgtgaatgggtgaatgtgacctgtaatgtaaagcactttgagtggttgatatgactagaaaagtgcaatataagtgcagtccattccAGCAGAATGCTGAATTGATACCTGTCAGCAAAACATCTTAACCTGATATAGTTGGTTCCCTTGCTTTTTACGCCCCCTACTGGCCTTGACAGCTTATTTCTAAAGCAGTTCAGTTGGTAACAGAATGCCAGGTGTACACTTTCAATTTAACCAACAATTGCACTTTTTGAGTGATCTACtatattcattttttcatgaggaaaataaataataaagggtAGTATGTAGGtacaaattagattttttaattgatttgaCTGACAATCTCAAGTGCAGTCAACTAAAAGCATAAGATTTTGCCACTCTCTTAACCATCCTTAATCTCTTTTTTCTCAAACACTTTACTCTTGAGTCAGCATTTGTAGACATAAAGCATGGTGCTGTTATGTATTGTATAACACCTGACAAATCTACTCTGTGTGTTGAGTTAAAGTATATCATATTTTTGAGTTAAGAAATATAATACACATATCTGATTTCATATACAATACAAAACTCTTACCTGTACAGGTGCAGATGGGGAAGGTAAAATGTATCGGGCAgtatttttctcactttcaccAAGGGAGAACTGGCTCTCTGGAACAACCTCCATGGAGAATGGCATGAAGTACAAACATAGAAACATCACACTGCTGTAATGCTGGTTTGCATTTACAGAGCCTTTTCAGAATGCTCAAAGCAGTTCTGATAAAACAATATCATATTAATGTAAACCTCACCACTATAAATGTTTGTAGCTAGTTAGAGACAATTTGATCTGAGCTCAGCCCATCACAAACCTTACTTGAGCCCATCACATAAATGGGCACCTAACCATCACTAGTTTCACACATTTAGGCATCTTTAATGACCACATTAATCATCACAGCTGTCCACTGAGAGCATTATGTTAACTGATCATTGCTTACCTGGGAGATGTTCTCTTCCATTATGATTTTGACTGTAGTCTTCACCACAGATGTGCCTGTCTTTCCTACAAAGCTCTGACAGGAAGACATGCTTGTGAATGTAGACTGTCAAATTGAACAAgcaagcagaaaaacaagaatgtTGTGGGTTTCATATTTTCAAGTTTTTAATCACAATGAAcagttgaaactgaaaaaaggcACTTTTTTCACAGGATGCCAAATCCTTCTCATTGTCATTATTACATCTCTGACATTTACTGGTTATGTATCTTGGtctaaccaaaaaaaaaacttcataaatattcatattgGTATTGTGACCCATAAGGGTAGAGTGAATAAACCATGGCCTactttgtttttgctgtatCCATAGACGCTACCCACAGCCTGCAGGACATCCAAGGATGAGCTAAAATGGATGGTAAGACTTGACCCTTCAACTGCACTGATTACCACAACCTCTGACAGTTTTAAGTGCAAGACTTTCCTCTTGCCCTCCTCTGGAAATAGAAAAGTTTTATAcagtggtcacacacacacatacacaaatgaaaAGAGGATATTATCTTCTTTAAGCTCAGTGTTACTATTTATTGTGTTATTCTCTTTGACAGATAAAGACATAACTCTATTAAACTGTGTGTCAAGTGCTTTTTTCTGAGTGGGTGGATGGACTGAATACCATAATACACTATGCAGAACTTTCTTTGCTGTTCAGATGAAATCCTCAGGTAATGAGGGCCGAGCAAGGGTAAATATTAGTGcagttgtttctgtgttttgcttACCTgtaactgtgtaactgtggACTTCATTCTCATTAATACAAATTGTTTCCCACTGGCCCTCCTAAATGAAGGGGAAACCACTCTAAATTAAACGGCCACAGATGTCTCCTTAAGATTTTGTTACTATAGCTGTAAGTAATACAGCACTTTTTAGCTGATTATTAATCTTGAGGGTACCTGTGCCTCTTCAGCAGCCAAAGAGAAGTAAAAGGAGATGCTGTGGCTGCCAAGGTTGAAGTCGATCCAGAATTCTTCCAGCTTCTCATCAGCGGGCATCAGCAGCTGACAACATAACCAAAGGTCCTTTCAACACACCTAATAAGCTTAGATGTACTCGGGAATACATTATGGATTGTGACATTTCCCCTTAGAGGCAAATTAATTGTACCAAGAAGGCAGAGGCATCTTGATAAATTCTATCTTATTgtctcagactcagacagagagaacCTGTACTTGTTCCTATGTATCTTTGGACATCGActaatgctttatttatttttttcctcccatttttAGAACCATAGAAATCCTGATACTGACCTCATGCTTGTCCAGATAAACTTCCAAACAAGGGTAGGAATACACtctacagcacagagagaacattGTAATTCAGTTATGTGCATCTGTTCCCAGCAATGCATGTGTTCACTAACTTTGTCCTCTCAACAGCTTCCAAATGCTGTATATGGGTAGagaatttattaaaaagaaatcagCTGACACAGAATTACACAGCTGCTTATTCTGTGGATGCTTGTTATCCCTgtgaaaaaaagttaaattatgACCAAAACATTCTTATTCACTCTGTCATTGTGCTCAAAGGTGAGTCAAAGGtgtgaaataacagataatTGAAATATTCTTTTGAATGCCAAACCTAATGACCCATCAAGCTCCCCAGACCAGGTCTTGGGAAACACTGCGCTATGGTATGTATGTACCTTCTCTTGTCTCCCTGCATCCCATTCACCAAGTTCAGAAACTTGCGACAATCCTGAAATcatacacatttacattcaattCTATATAACCTGTTATAATATTACTACAATGCAGCCACAAAATATAAATGCTATGAGATATATTGAAAAATTTTACCGTCTCAAACTCAGAATCACTGATCTTGGCAAAAGCACTGGCCACGTGCTCCATGGTGAACCATCGATCTGCCAGCTTCCTCCTCTGGTCAGAATTGGCCATCCTGCACAATGCCTCCATCAGGGCTGTCTGCAAGTCATAATCTAATACAAACAAATCTTATGTATGgttctgggggaaaaaagtagaGACTGTACTTCTTATAAAACACTTACCACCACTCTCCAATATCTGACCAGCTAATTTGACCCTGTAGAAGTACAGTGAACAAGCCAAAGTTCATGAGGATGTGGATATTGTGAAAAATGAGAGATAATGATCCTTGCTATGAGGAAACTACCCAGACATACATGACATCTGAGGCATCCTGTGATGTTAGgatcttcttctctttcttaaGCTCCACTGGGATTTTGTCCAGAATTAAGTTAAATTTACGAATTGCCTGTTAGAACATTATTAGCAAGTTAATTTATGAGCATAGACCTGACAGTTTTAAATACTACTCTGAGAAAGCTGttattcaaattatttcaaaCCTCCTTCTGGATCAGAATGTAGATCCTGGGGTCCACTCCCAATTGGCCAACAGGATAAAGGAAGGACTCTGTGATTTTGTATGTTCCTGAAAACAACATACAGTGGTAATACTGTGAATAGAGAcatatttaaactttttttaaaaatgcatagaTTCATCGTGAAATTGTGTAAGTTTAAGCTTTAATATGTTTCGAAGAAGATTGTCTCATATGCTAAATGCTTATTATCTTTCGTCTAAATATTCTCCTACAATCTTTCTGCCAATAAGGAACAGAGTTACCTCAAAACAATATGGTATTATTAAGTATTACAAGCTCCCGATTTGACAGTGATCTCAAACAAGTGGGATAACGGGacaaaaattacaaatgtgTGAGGAGAATTAAACACTCACTATCTGTGGAACAAACAAAGAGATTCTATAAGTAATACTGTGACTTCAAGATTATGATTTTATGATATTCAAGATTTGTTGGATGAATAATGAAGTTCCTTAATATTCAACAATTCAAGGTGGAATGTCAATTGCCACATGAATCCTAAAAAGAGCTAACTGAAGATGAAACACACATGCTGAGGTACAAATGATGAGGAGAGATGTACACGCGTACCCTCTTTGCATGCTTCATGAACCACCTGCaacagaaaggaaggaaaacagtTTTTCGTAACAGACACtaacattactgtttttttgtaatagaaagtgtgttttactgtagaCATTAACTCACCATTAGAGCATCAAAGAAGTCCTCAGAAAGGTTGAACAAGGTCTCATCCCACTGTGGGCCACACTGGATCCACAGCTGCCTGCATTTTTCAAACCACTGCACCATGTGCATAAAAACAGGTACAATCAGCAACTgattaagtacatttacttagacaacactcacacacagggtGTCTGTATATAATAGGTGTATACTTATCTTTTCAATCAGGCCATGGCCTATTATTCCTGATAGCCCCTGGCCAACACCAGGTAGTTTCAGGTTTGTCCCACAGTTGAGGAGGATAGAGAGACCCAAACTGGCTCCTCTGAGGTCTTTTTGGTCCAAGCACTACATAAACGGTACAGACATAGTTTCATTAAACTGACAATGTTCAGAACATTGTGGCATGTTAGTGAGTGTGCTGTGCCAGTTCTTACCCTGCAGACGAGTTTATCCAATCTGGTGAGAAACTGTTGAGAACATTTTATGGGGATCCCTTCAGTTATCTCCCCCAAGAATATATCCAGTGCGTGGACATCCCCACTCTTTAACACCTCTTCAATGGCTTTCTCCAACTGCGCATGAAAAGGGTTTAGGATTTAGGAAACGTTACAGTAATGCGGGTAAGATAAGTTTAAGGACTGCATTCCCACCTGTGTATTCTGACCCGGTGCCATTCTTATTTCCGAGGAACTGTCACTCGGTCTCTGTTGTCTTCAGAAAGACTGTAACAGAAAATTACAATCAACCTACCAATCTTAACGCCATTTGAACAAGAAGTCCCCGTGAACAGTTGGCGTAACATAGTATGACTGGCTGAGTAGGAGGGATTTTCGAACCGTTAGTGAAATGTTTGAACATGAATTAGCTATCCGCTGACAAGctaatattttcacattaaactATGAACACTGGCATCACAAACCTTTTAAGATCCTTTATATAGCTGTTATGGTACACATAATTTGACATTAAGTAGTATTTCGAACTATCTTTCTTGCCCCATTTATGACCTCATCACTCCACAGTAAAATGCTACCCCGGGAGGGTTAGCTTGAGATACGCGCTGCTAATGCTAGCTAAAGGTAATCTAGCTAacacttattattatttccgACTATAACGGCCACTGAACGACTGAAATCGTTTGAGGAAACGGTATCAGATTTTGTCTAACGTTACTTACTTTGCTGTCAAAAAACATGATACTTCTTTCTTTGACAGTTTTTCAATTAGCCCAGCTCGAAACGCGCGAAGTTTCTCCGTTCATCGCGCAGGCGCAAGGCGGGCCCCTGACGTCCCACAGTCTCCTCTTATCAACAAGGATTTattcagcttcttttttttttttcttcttttttttttttcaaggaaaGGGTGATACACGTGTCTCCGGTGTTCTGTCCGTGCTTAATCCAAAGCCGGCATCTACCTGTGTGCTGGCTGGTACAATAAGTACATATAAACACTTAAACAAAGATGAAATaacaattattttgttaaaactcagcgactacatttcccatgagcTTTGGCAGCCCAGGGTATCGTTGTTACCGTGGCTACATGTCCTTGGGGTGGGTTCAGGTTTGGTTACTACCATGTATCCATGATTACTACAGAGAACTTTCTCACAGCAACTGTTCCTACTGCTGGACATACACTAGACAACAAAACAAGCCGAACATTATGtgtaattgtgatttattgttAAACAAAATAAGCATTCATTTCTTTCAATCATTAAATAATATTCGAAATTGTATCTACTGCGTGATTTGGGCATTTGGTTTGGCAACACTTGACTCAAAAGTAAACTCTGAATACAGAGTAAAATGGTTCAGCAGACCAAATTCCTGCATTGTATAAAAGTATTTTTCTATGTCAAATACCCAGCTGGAAGAAAACAGCAAGGTGAAGtgcatttatttcagtttcactgaatatttttgttacAGCCAGTGGGTGTCATCTCCACTGGATGTCTCCACATTAAAGTGCATGGAAAATTTAATAATACAGTGtcactttaaaaagaaatcacaaaaGTGAAAGAGTGGCACTAAAGTTGGCGTCAGGTGTAAGTGCACTAGTGTTTGTCAATCTCACTCTGCCTGATTCTATTAACAGTTAATGTAGAATCTAACTTGCTTAAAAAGAAAGCCTATGTTAGCATTAGTCTAACATAATGAACATTATGTGACAATGCAGTCATACATATTTAATATGTCTTGCTGACAACAGTCATAAAGTGCTTC contains:
- the sycp2 gene encoding synaptonemal complex protein 2 yields the protein MAPGQNTQLEKAIEEVLKSGDVHALDIFLGEITEGIPIKCSQQFLTRLDKLVCRCLDQKDLRGASLGLSILLNCGTNLKLPGVGQGLSGIIGHGLIEKMVQWFEKCRQLWIQCGPQWDETLFNLSEDFFDALMVVHEACKEGTYKITESFLYPVGQLGVDPRIYILIQKEAIRKFNLILDKIPVELKKEKKILTSQDASDVMVKLAGQILESGDYDLQTALMEALCRMANSDQRRKLADRWFTMEHVASAFAKISDSEFETDCRKFLNLVNGMQGDKRRVYSYPCLEVYLDKHELLMPADEKLEEFWIDFNLGSHSISFYFSLAAEEAQEGQWETICINENEVHSYTVTEEGKRKVLHLKLSEVVVISAVEGSSLTIHFSSSLDVLQAVGSVYGYSKNKSFVGKTGTSVVKTTVKIIMEENISQVVPESQFSLGESEKNTARYILPSPSAPVQTVTPAKMRISESTNFICNSAGGSVHAASSLSAVKASNTLAKGKGKPLLKMVRSCDRQGESYLGELRTTAKTCSHDTTPSSTTAGGMIEQKHMSLQSWASKQASKNKVDKHKKNVPLAKAGDIVQAGYGDEQSLDSFVPDTQPVRNISWNKLSVSEMLMMPTQKINTLHRPELHSSSVQQQEHPSSVPGTGPISQKQLHTELTQRLQQVLSEDNQDRQPHKTAAHRRKSSDITGDSKGQGSADQYASTLCTPKVQQDQRNGPTKGKSKGQMSLEANAAQNKAPVKAPTTRALQERIPPNVKAGTNKALSNKQKRDAEVAGSMVKLISSHYESKSQYTAKNTAEKISSSWIPPLVNRQIFNTSWLSSAKRDVSGAVSQKKSYNKTANNSSGKKKDIFAFSIDPPLSIKGKDKTLTDTSAMSSSGIHDSSVLHSTTKKGQPVTKDKRYVKKHLFSDTDIDYVMTEVSWLRESSRKPKPKVTKYSRQAPIKPKAVSPQTSYKSPNLPPPTPKHVKGNSKPNKKKPSVKLRVEQPKKTVKPAATPNRPHAAGRRPKRAAATFTKSYREPDTDDSQSESERPSGPKNSLSDRLENTEKAHEAAHTMKKKSASKQPARSYMKPERNHHSSQSESESESVSEQPSTSKQRPENVLQQSLKLNKKNVQEQMNALKDSWAARQTSFCLSPPFIERMRSAERSAPTLGLTCSPILTPRGSPLPASPDPACQDTPSPILLLPKPCSTVSSKGNFKPSSFYEAEKKHNTSKTQSIQSDPFFPSLGGQTPVPNPPIGPSAAKISPIQQCLSPAPRSPLSRSTGPLLTSTFFELDKPSMPSPPRSPFPEDTVNRGCLYGFSKVSSVVSQVSQSQSSTKSSVLTSRVKDSPNSALTVSHKVEKTPPSDRDIKPAQILVSGPSRKRHISLSSNSEEDDKQEWKKSKMRGQHSPRMKPKKLFKSFTEVPAEGEVSRAMSSFHTVSSSHWEVEVGAGDMDMDEDLDLPVGNAVNPSNFCQQFSAELKKKFQNHHKMMELYNKQSLKAVQQHVSSFNMQVTKYRTQRLEQVQRVLMDEIHKLEQDDTVLKSMEKDLTIHWKKQTVAFHSYQEQETRRNETLKKALQSNVCHSLEYERRIFTSQMCLIRKDMKSVQDRLLSEMQEGEIQSVKRGLHALFFPDGARF